The Anticarsia gemmatalis isolate Benzon Research Colony breed Stoneville strain chromosome 29, ilAntGemm2 primary, whole genome shotgun sequence genome window below encodes:
- the LOC142985182 gene encoding aldo-keto reductase 1B-like, with protein MAANVPIILNNGRTCPVIGLGTWKSKPGEVTQAVKDAIDAGYRHIDCAHVYGNEKEVGEALKTKFAEGVIKREDIFITSKLWCTFHRPDLVEGAIKTTLENLGLEYLDLYLIHWPQAFKEGDELFPMKDNKIEGSSVDYVDTWKAMETLVQKGLSKSIGVSNFNKKQLERVLAAASIKPAMQQIEVHPWLNQQPLIDFCKSHDIAITAYSPLGSPDRPFAKPGDPVLLEEAKIKTIADKYGKSVAQVLIRYAIDRGLVVIPKSVTKSRIIQNFNVFDFQLSLDDIKELSSLECKGRVCSMGDTYHPDYPFNDEY; from the exons TCAAAGCCTGGTGAAGTAACACAGGCAGTAAAAGATGCCATCGATGCTGGCTATCGTCACATCGACTGTGCTCACGTCTATGGCAATGAAAAGGAGGTCGGAGAAGCTTTGAAGACGAAGTTTGCTGAAGGAGTCATTAAAAG GGAAGATATCTTCATAACCTCAAAGTTATGGTGCACATTCCACCGGCCGGACCTGGTGGAAGGTGCCATAAAGACCACCCTGGAGAACCTGGGCTTGGAGTACCTCGACCTGTACCTGATTCACTGGCCTCAGGCCTTCAAG GAAGGTGATGAACTCTTCCCTATGAAAGACAATAAGATAGAAGGGTCGTCTGTGGACTATGTGGACACGTGGAAGGCGATGGAGACCCTGGTCCAGAAGGGCCTGAGTAAGAGCATCGGCGTCTCCAACTTTAACAAGAAACAGTTAGAAAGGGTTCTGGCTGCTGCTTCCATTAAACCAGCTATGCAGCAG ATCGAGGTCCATCCCTGGTTGAACCAGCAGCCCCTGATCGACTTCTGCAAGTCCCACGACATTGCCATCACCGCGTACTCCCCTCTCGGCTCTCCAGACAGACCCTTCGCTAAGCCTGGAGACCCTGTGTTGCTGGAGGAAGCCAAGATCAAGACCATCGCTGACAAATACGGGAAGAGTGTAGCTCAAGTCCTTATCAG ATACGCGATCGATCGTGGTCTCGTCGTCATACCAAAATCAGTGACAAAATCCCGTATCATTCAGAATTTCAATGTGTTTGACTTTCAATTGTCACTTGATGATATCAAAGAGTTGTCGAGCTTGGAGTGCAAAGGAAGGGTCTGTTCTATGGGCGA CACATATCACCCGGACTATCCATTTAACGACGAATATTAG